One stretch of Penaeus vannamei isolate JL-2024 chromosome 7, ASM4276789v1, whole genome shotgun sequence DNA includes these proteins:
- the LOC113827491 gene encoding uncharacterized protein, with protein sequence MASLGDIIKLGKEIGLEGEDLRNFALTREQELKEEKQYERDERAREREREKEKAWKEMEMQNLERQRAYELEKLRLELEKAKLNEGGERLVKTESVCAPKFPKLPVFNDQIDSIDAYLLRFERFATSAGWDQDVWAVSLSSLLQGKALEAYQHLSPTEVKDYESVKGALLKCFQCTAEGYRSRFRNAKFFKGESGMQFGNRLKNYLKRWIDLSGGEKSYDGLMDLVLMEQYMNACDKSMILFLKEHEVKNFEDLIKYAELYVEAHGNPSKKFVEREVRVVKEMSHIESKVQDASSAGVSGVHKGQFRKCFVCGGSNHLSRDCFYKYGAKPKDRSAKGKGESMAAFAAKHGRLNVARGEVEGVAVNVLRDQGCDTVLVKTSLVPRCRFTGRHVSVKMANGMIFTYPEANVRVKCPFYVGGTLAACLENPVYDLVIGQVEGVRDGEIVKLGAVTTRQQEKQSKIKLAPKLKVKELLAEMKNNNLAEQQKYDVTLNNIRKYAESKRRFQKSDNEYHEFIVKKGILYRRVVHADNVTEQLVVPSESRNAVMEIAHSSLMSGHLGIKKTLTRIQNKFFWPGMSSEVARFCRSCDPCQRTVDKGRVSRAKLGRMPMITEPFQRVAVDIVGPIEPRADNGSRYILTIVDYATRYPEAIPLKNVETVSVAEALMSVFSRVGIPKEIMSDKGSQFRSDVMKEFNRLLSIKGISTTPYHAMCNGLVERFNGVLKKMLKRMCAEQPKQWPRYIAPLLFAYRDVPQASTKFSPFELIYGHTVRGPLSLLKDLWEASERNITDETRTTYEYVINLRERLAETCKVAQEELQKAGDSYQYYYDRKAKDRYLKEGDKALLLLPTNSNKLLMHWRGPFTVVKKINKWNYMINVNGVDKKFHINMLKRYYERGECETERTADDVMVDGDEGVTVASVAVIHNEESDADVDVVPNYVQTEDVNDVHVNNDLTERQKTDVRGILNKFKSIFTDVPGKTNVIEHKVKLCEEKPIRSKPYPVPFALQKGIEEEIERMLRLGLVEYSMSPYSTPMIAVKKKDGSNRLCLDFRKINKITVFDAEPMPNQDAIMAKISHSKYFSKIDLSKGYWQLPLDKDSRKVTAFQTSKGLLQFTVMPFGLVNASATFNRLMRILFSDVANVETFVDDILIHTDNWQDHIITLECVLAILKDAGLTARPCKTEIGKSSIEYLGHCVGSGTSSTTGDKIKRVLNMAVPRTKKEVRSFLGLTGYYRQYIADYATIASPLTDLTRKSVPNKVSWEICHQDAFDRLRNALASKPILKLPDMNREFIVQTDASDIGLGAVLLQIISLLNICKHPVN encoded by the exons ATGGCGTCATTAGGAGATATAATTAAGTTAGGTAAGGAGATCGGATTGGAAGGAGAAGATTTGAGAAACTTCGCGTTAACAAGAGAACAAGAACTGAAGGAAGAAAAGCAGTATGAACGCGATgaacgagcaagagaaagagaaagagaaaaggaaaaagcttggaaagaaatggaaatgcaAAATCTAGAAAGACAGCGAGCATATGAACTAGAAAAGCTAAGACTTGAACTTGAAAAAGCGAAACTGAACGAAGGTGGTGAAAGACTAGTGAAAACAGAATCTGTGTGTGCACCGAAGTTCCCAAAACTACCAGTGTTTAACGATCAGATAGACAGTATCGATGCATATCTGTTAAGGTTTGAAAGATTTGCAACTAGCGCAGGATGGGATCAAGATGTATGGGCTGTTAGTCTATCGTCACTTTTGCAAGGAAAAGCATTAGAGGCTTATCAGCATTTATCTCCCACCGAAGTAAAAGACTATGAATCTGTTAAAGGAGCCTTGCTCAAATGTTTTCAGTGTACGGCTGAAGGTTATCGCTCTAGATTTAGAAATGCTAAATTTTTCAAAGGTGAATCCGGTATGCAGTTTGGTAATCGCTTGAAGAACTACTTGAAACGGTGGATTGATCTGTCAGGGGGAGAGAAGTCGTACGATGGATTGATGGATTTAGTGCTCATGGAACAATACATGAATGCGTGTGATAAGAGTATGATTCTATTCTTAAAAGAACATGAAGTTAAGAATTTTGAAGATCTAATTAAATATGCAGAATTGTATGTTGAAGCGCACGGTAATCCGAGCAAGAAATTTGTTGAACGAGAGGTTAGAGTTGTGAAGGAAATGTCGCACATCGAGTCTAAAGTTCAGGATGCGTCAAGTGCAGGAGTGTCTGGTGTTCACAAGGGTCAGTTTCGTAAATGCTTTGTGTGTGGTGGTTCGAATCATTTGTCGCGTGATTGTTTCTATAAGTATGGTGCGAAACCTAAGGATAGATCTGCGAAAGGCAAGGGCGAGAGTATGGCTGCTTTTGCTGCTAAGCATGGAAGGTTGAATGTTGCAAGAGGTGAGGTCGAAGGTGTAGCTGTGAATGTGTTGCGAGATCAAGGGTGTGATACTGTTTTGGTTAAAACTAGTCTAGTGCCGAGGTGCAGATTTACAGGTAGACATGTAAGTGTTAAAATGGCAAATGGCATGATTTTCACCTATCCTGAAGCTAATGTTCGAGTGAAGTGTCCATTCTATGTCGGAGGTACTTTGGCTGCTTGTTTGGAAAATCCCGTGTATGATTTGGTGATAGGTCAGGTGGAAGGTGTTAGAGACGGAGAAATTGTCAAATTAGGAGCCGTAACGACTCGACAGCAAGAAAAGCAGAGTAAAATCAAATTAGCTCCAAAGCTAAAGGTAAAGGAGCTGCTTgctgaaatgaaaaataataatttagctGAACAACAAAAGTATGATGTAACATTAAATAACATACGAAAATACGCGGAAAGTAAAAGGAGATTTCAGAAGTctgataatgaatatcatgaatttatagTAAAGAAAGGAATTTTGTACAGGAGGGTAGTTCACGCAGATAATGTCACTGAACAATTAGTTGTCCCGAGCGAGTCGAGGAATGCAGTTATGGAGATAGCCCATAGTTCACTGATGTCAGGTCACTTGGGAATAAAGAAAACGCTCACGAGAATTCAAAATAAATTCTTTTGGCCCGGTATGTCGTCTGAGGTGGCCAGGTTTTGTCGGTCATGCGATCCATGCCAGCGCACCGTTGACAAGGGAAGAGTGTCACGCGCGAAACTAGGCAGAATGCCGATGATCACCGAACCATTTCAGAGAGTGGCTGTAGATATCGTCGGACCCATCGAACCGCGCGCAGACAACGGGTCGCGCTACATCCTCACTATTGTAGACTACGCCACACGCTATCCCGAAGCCATCCCGCTAAAGAATGTGGAAACCGTGAGTGTCGCGGAAGCGTTAATGTCTGTTTTCAGCAGAGTCGGAATACCCAAGGAGATCATGAGCGATAAGGGGAGTCAGTTCCGGTCAGATGTGATGAAGGAATTTAATAGGTTGCTATCGATAAAGGGTATTAGCACGACACCGTACCATGCAATGTGCAATGGATTAGTAGAACGGTTTAACGGGGTGctaaagaaaatgttaaaaagaaTGTGCGCAGAGCAACCGAAACAATGGCCTAGATATATTGCTCCGTTACTATTTGCCTATCGTGATGTTCCCCAGGCCAGCACCAAGTTTTCACCTTTCGAACTCATCTATGGCCATACCGTTCGAGGGCCACTTAGCTTGTTGAAGGACCTGTgggaagcgagcgagcgaaataTCACGGACGAAACTAGGACCACATACGAATATGTAATCAATTTGCGAGAGAGACTAGCGGAGACCTGCAAAGTAGCCCAGGAAGAATTGCAGAAAGCAGGTGATTCCTACCAGTATTATTATGACAGGAAAGCAAAAGATAGATACTTAAAGGAAGGCGATAAGGCTTTGCTGTTACTgcctactaatagtaataagttACTAATGCATTGGCGAGGTCCGTTCACtgtagtaaagaaaataaataaatggaattacATGATAAATGTAAACGGAGTTGATAAGAAATTCCACATTAACATGCTCAAACGCTACTACGAACGCGGCGAATGCGAGACCGAACGAACCGCGGATGACGTCATGGTAGACGGTGACGAAGGAGTGACGGTGGCGAGCGTCGCGGTCATTCACAATGAGGAAAGCGATGCCGATGTAGACGTAGTTCCTAACTATGTACAAACTGAGGATGTCAATGATGTTCATGTAAATAACGATCTTACAGAACGACAAAAGACCGATGTCAGAGGGATTTTAAATAAATTTAAATCTATTTTCACCGACGTTCCAGGTAAGACGAATGTAATTGAACACAAGGTGAAACTTTGTGAAGAAAAACCCATAAGGAGCAAACCATACCCAGTTCCGTTTGCGTTACAGAAGGGcatagaggaagaaatagagcgTATGCTAAGACTCGGTTTGGTCGAGTATTCCATGTCTCCATATTCTACGCCGATGATCGcggtgaagaagaaagatggtTCAAATCGTTTGTGTCTAGATtttaggaaaataaataagatcACTGTATTTGATGCTGAACCGATGCCGAATCAAGATGCAATCATGGCTAAGATTTCACACAGCAAATATTTTTCAAAAATTGATTTATCTAAGGGATACTGGCAATTACCGTTGGACAAAGATAGCCGCAAAGTAACAGCATTTCAAACTAGTAAGGGATTGCTGCAGTTTACGGTTATGCCTTTCGGTTTAGTAAATGCTAGTGCTACATTTAATAGATTAATGAGAATCTTATTTAGCGATGTTGCGAATGTAGAGACGTTTGTGGATGACATACTCATCCATACCGATAATTGGCAAGATCACATAATAACTTTAGAGTGCGTGTTGGCGATACTTAAAGATGCGGGATTGACAGCGCGTCCGTGTAAAACCGAGATTGGAAAGTCAAGCATCGAGTACTTGGGGCACTGCGTGGGGAGTGGCACTTCGTCTACCACTGGCGATAAAATAAAACGTGTCCTCAACATGGCGGTACCGCGTACGAAGAAGGAAGTCCGATCTTTTCTCGGGTTGACGGGCTATTACCGGCAGTACATAGCTGACTACGCAACGATTGCATCACCTCTTACTGATCTCACAAGGAAATCCGTACCGAATAAAGTGTCATGGGAGATTTGTCATCAAGATGCTTTCGATAGATTAAGAAATGCTCTTGCTAGTAAGCCTATATTGAAACTTCCTGACATGAATAGAGAGTTCATAGTGCAGACAGATGCGTCAGACATAGGGTTGGGCGCAGTGTTACTACAG ATCATCAGCCTCTTAAATATTTGCAAACATCCTGTCAATTGA